Below is a window of Sulfitobacter sp. SK012 DNA.
AATGGTTCGATTTGATGATGGAAAATCAGCATGATTTGGGCATCATCCTGACTGCAGAGCAGGGCAAACCATTGGCCGAAGCTAAGGGCGAGATCGCGTATGGCGCGTCGTTCATCGAATTCTTCGGCGAAGAAGCAAAGCGGATTTACGGCGAAACGATCCCAGGCCACCAACGCGATAAACGGATCACCGTCATTAAGCAGCCGATTGGCGTTGCCGCGTCAATCACGCCGTGGAATTTTCCAAACGCGATGATCACCCGCAAGGCCGCACCAGCATTGGCCGCTGGCTGTGCATTCGTTGCGCGCCCTGCCGCAGAAACACCGCTTAGTGCTATCGTCATGGGTGTTTTGGCCGAACGCGCTGGCATCCCAGCAGGCGTGTTCAACGTAGTACCGTCCAGTTCTTCGTCAGCAATAGGCAAAGAGTTCTGCGAGAACCCCGCCGTCCGCAAGATTACCTTTACCGGATCGACCGAAGTTGGGCGCATTTTGCTCAAGCAGGCCGCTGATCAGGTGATGAAATGCTCAATGGAGCTGGGAGGTAATGCACCTTTCATCGTATTTGATGACGCCGATTTGGACGCCGCAATCGAAGGGGCTATCTTGTGCAAATTCCGCAACAACGGTCAGACTTGCGTGTGCGCCAACCGTATCTATGTGCAGGCAGGCGTATACGATGCCTTCGCGGAAAAGCTTAAAGCGCGGGTGCTGCAGATGAAGGTCGGAGACGGCTTTGAGGATGGCACCGACCTGGGCCCGTTGATCAACCCCGATGCAGGGGCAAAAGTGCGGGAACACATCGAGGATGCGGTTGCTAAGGGTGGTTCGGTGACGCTTGGTGACAGTGGCGAGATGAATGGCAACTTCCTGGCCCCGACAATTATCACTGGGGTCACGCAAAAGATGAAAGTGGCGACCGAAGAAACATTTGGTCCACTTGCACCTCTCTTTAAATTCGACACGGTTGATGATGTGATTGCGATGGCCAATGATACGATCTTTGGTCTTGCGTCCTATTTCTATGCCAAAGACCTGAGCCGCGTTTACAAGGTAGCCGAGGCGCTTGAGTACGGCATCGTTGGTGTAAACACCGGCATCATCTCGACCGAAGTGGCACCATTTGGCGGGGTCAAACAATCTGGTCTCGGACGCGAAGGCAGCCACCACGGCATCGAGGATTACCTCGAGATGAAATACATCTGCATGTCGGTCTAACTTAAAACTTTCAGGTGGCCCGCTGTAGCATCCGCGGGCCACTTTTTTCTAACTCGGGAAAATCTGTGCCATCTCGGCGTCGAATTTGGCCCAGGACATTGATGCCTTGTTCCCTGCATAGCCATGGTAGTGCGATTGGCCGGAAGAATTTGGCAATCCCGCCCAAATCATAGCAAGATTATTCATAAATTTGTGACGTGCTATCTTGCCCGTCTTGATTTTGTGCAAACCCGCCTCTGCAAGTAAAACATCGGCAAGCCGATCCTGGAGAGCCGGTGAAAACCGCGCTTGCGGGGGGACACCTAGTGTTTTGACCAAACGGCGTAAGGTCGGGGGAATGAACTGATAGCGCCCTATTGCATGGGGCTGTCCCGGAGTGTCCTTTATCCAAGCGTAAATCTCATCAATGGTCAGCTCGGTCGGGCGCTTGGCCGGACGTATCTTAGCCCCATGTTGGACCGCATCATAACCATGTTTGCGCGATTCTGCCTGACCAATAAGATTCCTTAAACGTTCAATCCCTGACCCGCTAAAGACAGATGGAGCGACCATTACCACAGCGGTTTTCACCACCGGATCTGGTAGGGGAGCAAACATACCTGCCCCCGATAGTCCGGCAAACAGACTTGCAGCCCGGCGCGGGCCGTTGCTTGCCTCTACCTCAGCGCGGGTCTGGATCAATGCACTGCGCGCAACACCGAGAGATGATGAGCCCAGTAAAGATATCGCTTCGCCAAAAGCAGGCATGGATAGCCAAATCATGCAGGCCACAATACCTGCGCAACGTTTCAAAAACATCAACCCTCACGACAACAGTTTCCATGTTGCCAGCACAATCACTCAAAGAGATTTAGAATTCGTGATCTGCGAAGACCGCGCCCTTCAGGACCAGAAAAAGTTGGGATTTTCGACCGTAAGGTAAACCTGACTGCAAAACTATTCCCGTTATGGTAGAATATAGTGCGGCTTATTCATCGCCGTACGACCACTACCTATTCTAACGTCCTAATTTTATTAAAATTATAGAGGTCACAATGACTCAGTATAGAACACAAGAATCATTTAGAGCGCGTGTCACAGCAGCCAAGGCAGCCAAAGATCGCCCGCACCCTGCGCATCTCTCAAACGGCGACGAGCAAAAATTCGCCGGGGCGCATTTCGCCATGAGCTTTACCAAAGGGTTGGAGCACGATTTGCATACCGGGCTGGTAGCAAAGCCCGACCATTTCGGCGCATTTTGACAAGCCATTGATGACGGCGTTATCGACGCTTTCAACAACCGCGTGCCCGTCCCCGAACGCGAAGAAACGGCGCGGCGCAAGTGGGAAGCACCGACCGCCGGTTTGGCCTATGACTTACAGGGCCCCGACGCGCAGGCTGTGACCATGGCAGCGGCCCCCAAACTTGGCTCGGACGAACTCGCCTTTGAGATGGCCGAAGTCTACGAGTTGGCACTGCTACGTGATGAGCCATTCCAATTCTTTGACAGCCCCGGTGGCAGTGCTGCACTGACCGCATCTGTCGCTCGAATGAACGGGTATGAATATGCGCAGGCGGGATTTCCGAACCGTCCGCGCAAGACTGAGGGTGGAGAGCTAACCCGGCAGACCGCCTTTCGTGGATCATCCCGAGGGGTTGATGTCGGACCTTACCTTTCGCAGTTCTTGTTAATCGGCAACGACATCGGGGGCATCCACAGTCATACAGATGGCCAGATCGCTTATGGGGCGTTGACCATCGATCAACGAGTGCCCGTGGCTGACCCTGGTGTCGATTTTCTGACCAACTGGCGTGATTGGTTAGATGTGCAAAATGGATTTGATGTGCGCGGGCCGGGCGATCCGGGCCAACCCTTCAGCGCTGGCACAAGACGGTTCATGCACACGCCGCGTGACCTGGCCACGTATGTGCACTTCGACGCTCTTTATGAGGCGTATCTGAATGCATGCCTCATCCTGCTGGCCATGAACGCGCCGTTTGATCCTGGGTTTGCCACGCTTTCTGGTGCCCGCGAAAGCTACCCTTCGGGAGCAGAGATGGCCGGGCGACCCTCAAACGTGGGTGGATTTGCGCTTTATGGCGGGCCCCACATCCTGACAATGGTGACAGAAGTGGCCACCCGTGCGCTAAAGGCAGCGCGGTATCAAAAATTCAACAACCACCTGCGTTTGCGCCCCGAAGCGCTTGCCGCGCGCATTCATAAGGCACCAGAACTCGACGCAGCGTTCCCGCAATTGTGCGGTGACATGGTCGGTTTGCGTGGCAGCATCAGCGATACCGTGGATGCCATAGAAACGCTCAACGCAGAGAGCACCGCGTTGTTGCCGATGGCGTTTGCCGAAGGGTCACCAATGCATCCATCCTATGCTGCGGGTCATGCCACAGTGGCGGGAGCCTGCATCACTGTGCTCAAAGCGTTCTTTGACACCGGGGCTGTCCTGATCAAGGACGAGGACCGCGCCGTCTTTCGCCATGCGCAGGCAGGGGACGTTGGCGTGGCATACGAATCTCGCGTCAATGGAACCGAGTTGGTCGATGTGGAGCCAGAATGGCCTCTGACGTTGGAAGGCGAGCTGAACAAACTTGCCGCTAACATCTCCATCGGTCGGAATATGGCCGGGGTTCATTACTTCTCGGACTATTACGACAGCTTGCGCATGGGCGAAGAAATCGCAATTGGTATCTTACAAGAGCAAGCTTTGTGTTATTCAACCGACCCGTTTGTAATGTCCCTTACAACCTTTGACGGGGAAACACTGCGCATTGGCGCGCGGTGAGAGCATGAAAAAGGCCCAGCGGGGATACGCTGGGCCTTGATGCCGTCGTCTTAGGGGGAGGTTAGTTGACGGCCTTTGCATCCACGACATCTTTTTCGATAGACGGTGCTGCGGATGCAATCTGGATCTGGCGGGGCTTCAACGCATCAGGCACCTGCCGCTGCAGCTCGATGTGCAACATGCCATTTACGTGGCTGGCACCCGACACTGTCACGTGATCGGCCAAGTGAAACCGACGTTCAAAAGCGCGGGTCGCGATACCACGGTGCAAGTATTTCACTCCGTCGTTCTCGTCGCCCTTTTTCGCTGAAACGATCAGCGATTTCTCACGGACTTCAACGCTAAGGTCAGCGTCTGCAAAGCCTGCGACTGCGATGGAAATCCGATATGAATCGTCTTCCAATCTCTCGATGTTATAGGGGGGATAGCTGGGCTGGGCGCCTTCAGCTGTTAGGACACGGTCCATTAGGTTCGCGATCTGGTCGAAACCAACGCTGGTCCGGTAAAGTGGTGCAAAATCAAAACTACGCATGTGTTCATCCTCATTTTTGAGCGATCAATCAGCAGGCCCTCCGACATTGGACGGACCCGATTTCAGTCTGCCAGAGCCCTCATTAGGCACCCTGACAATGATCATGTGGGGATGGTTTTTGCTGGTTTCAAGACCCGTCGACGCGGACGAATTTCGCGCCTGTACCGCTGCGCCCGCCGCCCAACTGGATACGCCGGGCTTTGGCCACCGGTGCTGGCCCGTTGGCGCGCATTTGCGCCTTTAGTGCGCTGACCATGTTCGGCAAAGCCATGCCAACAGTGCGTCTGGTACCATCAAAGCTAGCTGTACCAGAGATCACCGAAGCAATCCGCAACCGCTGGCCATCTCGCTTGAAAACAGGCGCACCAGACGAGCCGAATGTAACATTGCAATCCATAACCATAAGGCCGCGCGTGGCCCCGAGCACTTGGCATTCTCGTTGAAGCGATGGCAATTCTGATCGACCTTGCCCATAAGAAACGACGCTGACAGTACCTGACGATATTGGCCGTGGCTCGACGATAAACGGGTTGATGATGTGCGTTTCAATCGGGCGTGCAAGCCGAAGCAAAGCGACGTCGGTCCTGATGTTACGTTCGGTATCGCCGCTATTATATAGATACTCTTCGGGCCGTGCGATCTGGATAACCTTGCGTTCAGCCTGCGCTTTTCCATTCCGAAAGCCTGCGCGAAACGTCAATTCTTTGGCACGCCGCGGTTTACCGCTGCCGTTTGAATCGTAGGTGCAGTGCGCTGCGGTTAAAACTAGATTGGGCGCGATCAACGTCGCCGTACAAAATCCACCATCCGCAGCATCCAACCGGCCGACCGCAATCCAAGGCGACGCCTTTTCGATCCGGTCCAACCCGACAAGTGCCGTATCTTGTGCAAGCACCGGCGCGCCAACGACGACTAAAAGGCCAAAAACCGTCTTTCGTATGAGATTAAGGGCGAACAAATTTTGCCCCCGTATTGCGATCATTTTCACCAACGCGACTGCGAGCGTCGCCTGGGCCAGCCTCCAAGAGCACACCGTGGCCAGCCATCATCTCAGCATGGAGCTCTGCCAAAGGCTGGATCAGCGCCGTTCCGAGCGATACCGCTTCGCCGGCAACTTCGGCTTTGGCTGACACCACAGAAACGATCTGCACTTCGCCATCTTTGACAATGAAAATTGGCGCGCCGCTGGAGCCATAATCAACGGAACAAGACGTAACCAAGACTCCCTCCTGACGTGCTAGAACCGTGCACACCTCTTGGAGAGAGGGCGCCTCACTGCGGTCCTTTGCGTAGCTTACCACGCCGACCTTATCCCCTTTTTGTGGCCGCTCTGCGGTTCGGAAAGGCTTGATGGATAGGCTATTTATCGATTGATCTAACTCAAGAAGGGCCAGATCATTTCGAACTCGGCCTGAGGACAGATCAACGTCATATTCATAATCAGGATGCACAACGGCACGGCGCACTTGGCGGTAAGCACCTGCGCGGCCATCGCGCCACCCGGCAAGAAACTCAATCGTACCGTAGTCGATCAGCGTTTTCGTTTCGTGATCAATCAAACAATGCGCCGCAGTCAGCACCAAGCGAGGAGCAATCAATGTACCAGTGCAGAACCCGGTTCCGTTTATGTCCAGACGCCCAACAGCTTCCCAAGCTTTGGCGTCGACACCGCTTTGAAGCCGGCGCAACCTTAGATCCTGTGCAAACGCAGTCGTGGCCAAAGTGGCCACCATTAGGGAAAGTGCCATCCAACGCCGCAAAGGAAGCTCCGTCTATTCGGTGAAAATCTAAAATACCTAAACAGAAATAGCGGCCCGATACGGCAGAATTACGGCGCGGTTACCTCAATTTTGGGATCGCAGGCTGTTTTACCACATCCGCAGATAGTGCTGGTGGTTTGGGGCCACCCCATGCCCAATCCAATAGCTCAACCGTATGCACAATAGGTACCGCACTGGCCGAACCGATCTGCATCATACAACCAATATTGCCTGCAGCAATAATATCCGGGTTCTTGGCTTCTAAGGTTTTGACTTTGCGCTCTTTTAGCTGCGACGATATTTCCGGCTGCATCAGATTATACGTACCTGCAGAACCACAACACAGATGCGAATCCGCAGGCTCCACAACGCTAAATCCAGCCTTCTTTAGTAGGTCCTTGGGAAAGGTTTTGATTTGCTGGCCATGCTGCAATGAACAGGCCGCATGATAAGCAACTACAATGCCTTCGGGAGGGGCATTGCCATCGGTCGCTATGGTCCCATCTTTGGCAGGTTGCCATGGCGTGCCATCCGCATCCTTGCCCGTCAATTCCATCAAGACTTCCGACACATCCCGCGCCAAAGAAGACACTCGCGCAGCTGCCGCAGCCTTTGGGTCATTGCGAAACATGTGACCGTAGTCTTTGACCGTTGTGCCGCACCCGCTGGTGTTGATAACGATCGCATCCAACCCTTCGCCGTCCATCTCAGCGCACCAAGCGTCGATATTTAGAGCCGCTGTTGCATGACTTTCAGAGGTTTTGCCCATGTGGTGGGTCAGCGCACCGCAACAGCCAGCACCTTTGGCGACGACGACTTCGGCCCCCAGCCGGGTCAACAGCCGTATGGTGGCATCGTTGATATCTGTATTGAGCGCCTTTTGCGCACAGCCCGTCATAAGCGCGACCCGCATTTTGCGTTTATTTTTTGGTGCAAAGCTTTGCGGATCATCATTGCGCGAAACAGGCGGGATCACCTTTGGTGCCATCTCAAGCATGGCGCGCAGTCTTGGATCAGGCATGAACCGCGCAAAGGGCCGCCCTATCTTGGCACCCAGCAAGGCAACTCGGAACCGCATCGGATAAGGCAAAATACGCGCCAAAATCCAACGCAAGGCACGGTCACTGAATGGCCGCTTGTACCGCTGTTCAATATAGTCGCGCGCATGATCAACCAGATGCATATAGTGCACGCCCGATGGGCAGGTCGTCATACAGGCAAGACAGCTCAGACAACGATCGACATGCTTGACCGTTTTTTCGTCCGGCACACGGTTGTTCTCAAGCATATCTTTGATCAGATATATACGTCCGCGAGGGCTATCGAGTTCATCGCCAAGCACCTGATATGTTGGGCAAGTCGCTGTGCAAAATCCGCAATGCACACAGGACCGCAAGATCTCATTGCTGCGTTTCGTCGCCGGGTCTTCAAGTTGTTTTTCGGTAAACATCGTCTGCATTGCTGTTGCCCTCTATCCCTGCATCAGGCTGGCTGAAGCCAGACCAAACCATGGTACTGTTGTACCGATCGCACCAATCATGCCCGTCCAGCGCCGCATCAGGGTGCCCGGATCGCGCCGCCGCAACGATTGGGCCCCAGGCGACAATACGCTAATCCAAGCGATCCAAATCAGCGCGATACCAGCGATTGTCACGGTGAAGTCACGACCCCATGCCAGAGGAAGGCCAAAACGTACGGCCAGCCCGCCCAGTGCACAGAGCCCCGTACAAAGCCCCAAGATCCAGAAGCTTGCCCGCGACGGCTCCGGTTTGGTCATCTGCCGGAACAACACGGGACCCACGATAAAAATAATCAGGAAAAGCGTTGCGAGGCTCACCCCATCAATCCAGCATTTAGAATGCCGCGTGGATCAAATCTCGCGCGCAGACCTTGTGACAGACGTGCAACACCAGAAGCTGGCGTTTGAAATCCGCCCAATGTAGCGCGCGTTTTAGCTGATCCACGCACCAAGGTCGCATGCCCATCATAGGTGCCAAGTGCAGAACGTAGATCACTTCCCGGCGTTGTTTTCAGCCAGATAAGGCCACCAGCCCAGTCAAACAACACAGCTTGTGCTTTAGCCGTTGTGACTAGCCCCGGCGCGTCAGATGGCTTGCACGACACGCGCCAAACATCACCATCGGAATCTGCAAAAGCCCTGACATCCCGAAGATCGGCCCAGCGCATCCGGCTTTTGTCGCGATCCTCGACTTGCATTTCGGCACCCGTTTCAGACAACAAACTTCGCAGTTGCTCAATGCGGTAGTTCACTGATGCTTCAAATCCCTCAACGCGCAACATTGTCTCATTTATTTGCGGGTCATGCGCCGCACCAGTGACCTCAAAAGGACTGCCCAGTGCGCTGGCCAAAGCGGCAACTGCGGCCGCGTCATCTAGCCCAGACAGCACAAGGGTGCCTTCTGTTTCAGGCATCGGTAATACCTTGAGGGCAACTTCGGTCAAAACGCCTAGCGTCCCAAATGATCCCGCCATCAGCTTAACCAAGTCATAGCCGGTGACGTTCTTCATCACCCGGCCCCCGTTCTTGATGACCGTTCCTGATCCATCAACAAAGCGAACCCCCAGCGCGAAATCCCGCGCGGCACCCACTGCAATCCGTCGCGGGCCACTGACATTTGCCGCCATCACGCCCCCAATGGTCGGCTCGCCTTTTGTACCCAACAGCACTCGGTGGTCCATAGGCTCAAACGCGAGACGTTGATTGTCTTTGGCCAAGGTGCGCTCAATCAGAGAAATCGGAGTGCCTGACTGCGCCACAAGCGTCATTGCGCCGGGCTCATACAAGCTGATCCCGCTCAAACCTTTTGCTGACAGCGGCTCACCGTCAACGGTGATACCGCGCGTTGCGCCGCCAGAAACAGCAAGAGGTGCGCGCGCACTTTGGATCGCTTCAACAAGTTCGCTCTCAGTTTTGGGTGTCATAGTTCTTGTGGCCTCAATTATCCCGGAGGGTTTACTTGGTCCTATAGCCCTTAGGCCGCAGCCGCGGATTCCGCACGCCGAGCATCTGACGCATCAAGCGGAAAGACCTTCGCAGGGTTCAACAACCACTTCGGATCAAAGACATCTTTCACAGCCATCTGCGCTTCGAGATCGGCGGGCGCGTATTGCACATGCATCAGATCGCGCTTTTCAATCCCGACACCGTGCTCCCCGGTCAAACAGCCACCAACTTCTACGCAGAGTTTTAGAATATCTGCGCCAAACGCTTCACACAGCTCCAGATCGCCGGGCTTGTTCGCATCAAAGAGGATCAGCGGGTGCATGTTGCCGTCGCCAGCGTGAAACACGTTGCCAACCTTCAGCCCATATTCGTCAGACATCTCGCCAATGCGGCGCAGCACCAAAGGCAAGCTTGATACAGGGATCGTTCCGTCAAGGCACATATAATCATTGATCTGCCCCATTGCGCCAAAGGCAGATTTGCGGCCAAGCCAGATCTTGGCGCTTTCTTCGGCTGAGGTACTTTCACGCAGTTCAACGGGATTGTGACGACGCGCGATTTCCATGATCAGCGAAAGCTGGTGGTCGATCTCAGCATCTGATCCTTCAACCTCAACAATCAAAAGAGCCTCGCACATCGGGTAGCCAGCTTTGGCAAAAGCCTCTGTTGCTTCGATGCAGGGGCGGTCCATAAATTCGATCGCAACAGGCAGAACACCAGCCTTGATGATGTCACTGACGCAGGCACCGGCGACTTCACTGTCGTCAAATCCCATCAATACTGGCCGCGCGCCTTCGGGCTTGTGCAAGATACGCAACGTCGCTTCGGTCACGACACCCAACTGCCCTTCTGATCCGCAGATCAGTCCCAGCAAATCCAAACCGCCCGCATCAAGATGCGCGCCGCCTATTTCAACTATTTCACCGTCCATCATCACCATGGTGACGCCCATCAGGTTATTCGTCGTGACGCCATATTTCAGGCAGTGTGCGCCGCCCGAATTCATGGCGATGTTACCTGCAATCGCACAGGCCAGCTGACTTGAAGGGTCTGGCGCATAGAAAAAATCGTTCTCTTCAACGGCACCCGTCACGCTCAGGTTCGTGCGCCCCGTCTGAACCCGAATGATCCGGTTGTCGTAATCGGTATCCAGAACATCATTCATTCGCGCTACGCCTAGGATAACACAATCTGCTGTGGGCAACGCTCCTCCGGCCAGCGAAGTCCCAGAGCCGCGCGGCACAACGGGCACGCCTTCTTCATGGCAAATCTTAAGCACGGCGGCGACTTCTTGGGTCGTCGTAGGTAGGACAGCAACCATTGGAGGGCACCGATATGCAGTAAGTGCGTCACATTCATAGGCTCGTGTTTCGACCTCATCATGGATCACTGCATCCCCCGGAAGCACCCCGTGCAGACGGGCTACAACGCGGGATTTGATCGCCAGAATGCGAGGGTCCGGGCTTGGCATTTCCATAGAGCTCTCCTAATTTGGTAAAATAATATTACCAATCGTCGAGATTTGCAAGATAGAACCGCGCACCCGTGCTGCAATATCATTCGCTGGCAACGTCTGATGCGCCTTGGTTGGGGTTACTCTTCGTCTTTGGGGCCACCAAAGCAACAGCAACGTCGGCGAGATCCTGATATGCATACCGACCGAAAGCAGATGGGGGCCTAGGGTCTGAACCGGCACAATGTGAGGATCAAAAAGATCATGCCGCAATCGGCTTCCTTCGCGATTTCCGCACGCTTCATTGATTGCATCAACAAGCCACTGGTCAGCACCTGCGCCGGGGCGTAGACACCGCCAATGGACATCATTGATCGCATTTATCTATTTTCGCTTCTCGACGGCGCAGCTGTTGCACTGCTTATCTCTCTTTGGTTTTTTATTGGTCTGTGGATAGAAAGGCCGTCCGCGGCCAAGCCGTCCGTGTCGGTCATAATGGCCGAGTACCGCCGCGAATGGATGCGTCAGATGGTTACACGAGAGCCGCGCATCTTTGACGCCCAAACGGTTGCGTCCCTAAGGCAAGGCACCTCATTTTTTGCCTCAACCAGCATGATCGCGATCGGCGGAGCACTGGCGCTAATTGGTAATTCTGAGCAACTGTCTGGCCTTGCCGAAGACCTCACGTTCGATGAGCACTCCGCCGTCGTTCTCGAGATCAAGATGATGTTCGTCGTGGTCTATTTGACCAACGGTTTCTTAAAGTTCGTTTGGGCAAACCGGCTTTTTGGCTATTGTTCGGTGCTGATGGGTGCTGTGCCAAACGACGCGACACATAAAGACGCCGTTCCTATTGCGACCAAAGCCGCAGAGATTAACATCACAGCAGCGCGCAGCTTCAACAGAGGTCTACGGGCGATCTACTTTGCCCTGGCAGCGCTCGCTTGGTTGGCTGGGCCTATTGCGCTAATCGCAGCCGGTGTCTTAACTGTCACAATCATATGGCGGCGTGAGTTCGCATCACATTCGCGTTGCATTCTCTTGGCAAAGTGACGGC
It encodes the following:
- a CDS encoding NAD-dependent succinate-semialdehyde dehydrogenase, encoding MTASTTDLKSMLNDPTLLETRAFIGGNWVDGDDGTFDVTNPSRGDVIAKVANLSRAQVAGAIAQADAAQKEWASWTGKERAGVMRKWFDLMMENQHDLGIILTAEQGKPLAEAKGEIAYGASFIEFFGEEAKRIYGETIPGHQRDKRITVIKQPIGVAASITPWNFPNAMITRKAAPALAAGCAFVARPAAETPLSAIVMGVLAERAGIPAGVFNVVPSSSSSAIGKEFCENPAVRKITFTGSTEVGRILLKQAADQVMKCSMELGGNAPFIVFDDADLDAAIEGAILCKFRNNGQTCVCANRIYVQAGVYDAFAEKLKARVLQMKVGDGFEDGTDLGPLINPDAGAKVREHIEDAVAKGGSVTLGDSGEMNGNFLAPTIITGVTQKMKVATEETFGPLAPLFKFDTVDDVIAMANDTIFGLASYFYAKDLSRVYKVAEALEYGIVGVNTGIISTEVAPFGGVKQSGLGREGSHHGIEDYLEMKYICMSV
- a CDS encoding vanadium-dependent haloperoxidase, whose protein sequence is MPVPEREETARRKWEAPTAGLAYDLQGPDAQAVTMAAAPKLGSDELAFEMAEVYELALLRDEPFQFFDSPGGSAALTASVARMNGYEYAQAGFPNRPRKTEGGELTRQTAFRGSSRGVDVGPYLSQFLLIGNDIGGIHSHTDGQIAYGALTIDQRVPVADPGVDFLTNWRDWLDVQNGFDVRGPGDPGQPFSAGTRRFMHTPRDLATYVHFDALYEAYLNACLILLAMNAPFDPGFATLSGARESYPSGAEMAGRPSNVGGFALYGGPHILTMVTEVATRALKAARYQKFNNHLRLRPEALAARIHKAPELDAAFPQLCGDMVGLRGSISDTVDAIETLNAESTALLPMAFAEGSPMHPSYAAGHATVAGACITVLKAFFDTGAVLIKDEDRAVFRHAQAGDVGVAYESRVNGTELVDVEPEWPLTLEGELNKLAANISIGRNMAGVHYFSDYYDSLRMGEEIAIGILQEQALCYSTDPFVMSLTTFDGETLRIGAR
- a CDS encoding Hsp20 family protein, with amino-acid sequence MRSFDFAPLYRTSVGFDQIANLMDRVLTAEGAQPSYPPYNIERLEDDSYRISIAVAGFADADLSVEVREKSLIVSAKKGDENDGVKYLHRGIATRAFERRFHLADHVTVSGASHVNGMLHIELQRQVPDALKPRQIQIASAAPSIEKDVVDAKAVN
- a CDS encoding trypsin-like serine peptidase, producing the protein MFALNLIRKTVFGLLVVVGAPVLAQDTALVGLDRIEKASPWIAVGRLDAADGGFCTATLIAPNLVLTAAHCTYDSNGSGKPRRAKELTFRAGFRNGKAQAERKVIQIARPEEYLYNSGDTERNIRTDVALLRLARPIETHIINPFIVEPRPISSGTVSVVSYGQGRSELPSLQRECQVLGATRGLMVMDCNVTFGSSGAPVFKRDGQRLRIASVISGTASFDGTRRTVGMALPNMVSALKAQMRANGPAPVAKARRIQLGGGRSGTGAKFVRVDGS
- a CDS encoding trypsin-like serine peptidase, producing the protein MALSLMVATLATTAFAQDLRLRRLQSGVDAKAWEAVGRLDINGTGFCTGTLIAPRLVLTAAHCLIDHETKTLIDYGTIEFLAGWRDGRAGAYRQVRRAVVHPDYEYDVDLSSGRVRNDLALLELDQSINSLSIKPFRTAERPQKGDKVGVVSYAKDRSEAPSLQEVCTVLARQEGVLVTSCSVDYGSSGAPIFIVKDGEVQIVSVVSAKAEVAGEAVSLGTALIQPLAELHAEMMAGHGVLLEAGPGDARSRVGENDRNTGAKFVRP
- the glcF gene encoding glycolate oxidase subunit GlcF, whose product is MQTMFTEKQLEDPATKRSNEILRSCVHCGFCTATCPTYQVLGDELDSPRGRIYLIKDMLENNRVPDEKTVKHVDRCLSCLACMTTCPSGVHYMHLVDHARDYIEQRYKRPFSDRALRWILARILPYPMRFRVALLGAKIGRPFARFMPDPRLRAMLEMAPKVIPPVSRNDDPQSFAPKNKRKMRVALMTGCAQKALNTDINDATIRLLTRLGAEVVVAKGAGCCGALTHHMGKTSESHATAALNIDAWCAEMDGEGLDAIVINTSGCGTTVKDYGHMFRNDPKAAAAARVSSLARDVSEVLMELTGKDADGTPWQPAKDGTIATDGNAPPEGIVVAYHAACSLQHGQQIKTFPKDLLKKAGFSVVEPADSHLCCGSAGTYNLMQPEISSQLKERKVKTLEAKNPDIIAAGNIGCMMQIGSASAVPIVHTVELLDWAWGGPKPPALSADVVKQPAIPKLR
- a CDS encoding FAD-binding protein, which codes for MTPKTESELVEAIQSARAPLAVSGGATRGITVDGEPLSAKGLSGISLYEPGAMTLVAQSGTPISLIERTLAKDNQRLAFEPMDHRVLLGTKGEPTIGGVMAANVSGPRRIAVGAARDFALGVRFVDGSGTVIKNGGRVMKNVTGYDLVKLMAGSFGTLGVLTEVALKVLPMPETEGTLVLSGLDDAAAVAALASALGSPFEVTGAAHDPQINETMLRVEGFEASVNYRIEQLRSLLSETGAEMQVEDRDKSRMRWADLRDVRAFADSDGDVWRVSCKPSDAPGLVTTAKAQAVLFDWAGGLIWLKTTPGSDLRSALGTYDGHATLVRGSAKTRATLGGFQTPASGVARLSQGLRARFDPRGILNAGLMG
- a CDS encoding FAD-linked oxidase C-terminal domain-containing protein, which encodes MEMPSPDPRILAIKSRVVARLHGVLPGDAVIHDEVETRAYECDALTAYRCPPMVAVLPTTTQEVAAVLKICHEEGVPVVPRGSGTSLAGGALPTADCVILGVARMNDVLDTDYDNRIIRVQTGRTNLSVTGAVEENDFFYAPDPSSQLACAIAGNIAMNSGGAHCLKYGVTTNNLMGVTMVMMDGEIVEIGGAHLDAGGLDLLGLICGSEGQLGVVTEATLRILHKPEGARPVLMGFDDSEVAGACVSDIIKAGVLPVAIEFMDRPCIEATEAFAKAGYPMCEALLIVEVEGSDAEIDHQLSLIMEIARRHNPVELRESTSAEESAKIWLGRKSAFGAMGQINDYMCLDGTIPVSSLPLVLRRIGEMSDEYGLKVGNVFHAGDGNMHPLILFDANKPGDLELCEAFGADILKLCVEVGGCLTGEHGVGIEKRDLMHVQYAPADLEAQMAVKDVFDPKWLLNPAKVFPLDASDARRAESAAAA
- a CDS encoding DUF599 domain-containing protein gives rise to the protein MDIIDRIYLFSLLDGAAVALLISLWFFIGLWIERPSAAKPSVSVIMAEYRREWMRQMVTREPRIFDAQTVASLRQGTSFFASTSMIAIGGALALIGNSEQLSGLAEDLTFDEHSAVVLEIKMMFVVVYLTNGFLKFVWANRLFGYCSVLMGAVPNDATHKDAVPIATKAAEINITAARSFNRGLRAIYFALAALAWLAGPIALIAAGVLTVTIIWRREFASHSRCILLAK